CCACTTTCGTGCAGTCGTTTTGAAGACATACAAAAAGAACTCAATATGCCCGTGAAAAAGCTGCAACAAGACGTGTCCACCAGGTGGAATTCCACCTATTATATGATGCAGAGCCTGGTGGAACAAAAGAGGGCTTTGAGTGCATATGCTGCTGATTATGAACTCCCCACAACATTGACAGCAAGCCAGTGGGGGATTATGGAGAAGATGATCACCCTCCTGGAACCCTTTGAGCAGCTAACCAGGGACATCAGCGCTGCAGAGGCCACTGCTGCAGATGTCATCCCTGGTGTGGTGTCCCTGACACGGCTGCTTGCCAAGACGGATGAATCAGACAAAGGTGTGCAAACAGCCAAACATGCTCTATTCGAAGCTGTCAGTAAACGCTTTGATGGGGTGCAAACTGAACCTCTTTATGCAATTGCAACCATGGTTGATGCTCGCTACAAAGACCGTTATTTCGACCCGGATAAGAAGGAGGAAGCACGGAATATGCTGCTGAAAGTTGTGGATGAAATGGCCAGTGTGGGCAATGATCAACGAGAAGACGCTGCTGGTGCCAGTGCAGATGATCCAGGCCAGGAGGACCAGGACCCCCCACCTAAGAGGGCCCGAACTGGGAGCCTGCAGGACATGTACCAAAAAATCCTCACAGAGAATGATGTCGCCAAACAAGCAACTACAGGCGAAACAGCTACACAGGTGAGTAAATAATAAACTCAGCAAATCAGCAGATTTGTTGAGTGCTTCACATgaaaatgttcataaagtgaaTCAAATTAACATATGCCTGTCCGTGCTTTGAAGAAAAGTAAGTAgacttttctgttttgtttttacttcTTATTTAGGTTCATGCATACCTGGGAGAAGCCACCAGCCTCAAGACAGCTTGCCCTTTCAAGTACTGGAGCTCCACCCAGATTTGCCCCCCTGCACTTGCCCGAGTTGCACGCAAGTACCTCACTGCGCCCTGTACCAGCGTAGACAGCGAGCGGCTATTCAGCGCCGTCTCCCATGTCATAGACGAAAAGAGAAATCGCATGCACTGCAACAATGCTGAGATGCTTATTTTCATTCAGAAAAATCTACCTCTCACATATATGGACATGGGAAAAAATTAGACCAGTCATATAGGCGAGTCAGCATCAGTCTTTTAGCCTCATTTGTTGCACTTTAAAGGAGAGTTATGTTTACTAGGCTGGACTGAAgctctttttatttatattatttattattttattttatttttagtgcctttcttgtttttatttgcaCATGTTGTTGTTACTCGTTGAAAGAGCAGGGTGGATTGAGCCCAGTGTATATTTTAATGATTGTGGGTATTGCCCGTTATGAAGGCCAGTCTTTTATTCCCGTTCATTGGACTGATACTAAAGGAGGACTTTGTTTGCTACTCTGGAAGGTCTGGACTGAAACTTTGTGCCTTCCTTGTTCTTATTGCACACTACCTTAATGTTGCATATCTTTGTTGTTGCTCATGTAGAGCAGTGCTGATTGAGCCCAGTACAGTGCACATTGTAATTGACTcatatttgtgcatttattcaATTAAGGTTATTGAGTTAAACTCAATAACCTTAATtgaataaatgcacaaatatgCCACTGTAAAACTCAATGAGTTTTAGTTAAAGAAATATACTGCTATGTTGCACTTAGTTGTTCAGGTACAATGTTTTATCATTTGTGAAGTCAAGTTTGCCCTATTTGTTGTGGGCATTGTCAAGATTATCTCAGGGAGAGTGTAATCCAAACTGTTGTCTgagaccattaaaaaaaataaaataaacatggcacttttcccttaaattaagttgaagtatttttcttattttgcacagacaatgttaacatttggaaagccttgttgcattcaagaatgcatccagtggggcatcacaataacattaagcatgttgtgttaattccacaacaggagatatgtaatgttacctaaattaggtttgaggaaaaataacccaaatatggacatcggtatcggctgatatcggaatcgaaaatttagagttggacaatatcggatatcggcaaaaaagccaatatcggacatccctagtaattaccattttacatgagtggcatgacagcggaaaaacggtaggtgccagtttAAACTGGtaataccattttacatgagtggcatgccagcggaaaaacggtggTTCCAGTAGGAAATGGAACTTCCGATTAGCATA
This genomic stretch from Gadus chalcogrammus isolate NIFS_2021 chromosome 9, NIFS_Gcha_1.0, whole genome shotgun sequence harbors:
- the LOC130389479 gene encoding zinc finger BED domain-containing protein 4-like; amino-acid sequence: MAKATAEFGVPSLPCMAHTLQLAVNGGALSQRSIADALAVGRRVVGHFKHSPLSCSRFEDIQKELNMPVKKLQQDVSTRWNSTYYMMQSLVEQKRALSAYAADYELPTTLTASQWGIMEKMITLLEPFEQLTRDISAAEATAADVIPGVVSLTRLLAKTDESDKGVQTAKHALFEAVSKRFDGVQTEPLYAIATMVDARYKDRYFDPDKKEEARNMLLKVVDEMASVGNDQREDAAGASADDPGQEDQDPPPKRARTGSLQDMYQKILTENDVAKQATTGETATQVHAYLGEATSLKTACPFKYWSSTQICPPALARVARKYLTAPCTSVDSERLFSAVSHVIDEKRNRMHCNNAEMLIFIQKNLPLTYMDMGKN